One stretch of Prunus persica cultivar Lovell chromosome G1, Prunus_persica_NCBIv2, whole genome shotgun sequence DNA includes these proteins:
- the LOC18790163 gene encoding putative CCR4-associated factor 1 homolog 8, with protein sequence MKIRGVWAHNFHQELSQFDHCLHRFPVISFDTEFPGFLRDTPRDALEDHRYEDVKFNVESLKLLQLGFTLSDAHGNIGGTWEFHLSGFNEKSDPHVVASISLLKRNGLDFARLGQFGISVAEFVFGFLRVLRIHRGLHDLTWVCFHGLYDLAYLLKFLTQKPLPNSVVMFAKALGVVFGIIYDVKFMARYCKGFFGGEIGLARVAKLLDVERSGEAHQAGSDSLLTAVVFSKMNATFRSVAGMSQGCLYGISPTIVRYWQPAPVVVAPVILRRPCFPVAAPGVYGARLIHSPILPTYVHM encoded by the coding sequence ATGAAGATCAGAGGAGTTTGGGCCCACAACTTCCATCAAGAATTGTCTCAATTCGATCACTGCCTGCACCGCTTCCCCGTCATCTCTTTTGATACCGAATTTCCAGGCTTTCTCCGAGACACTCCTCGAGACGCACTTGAAGATCATCGTTACGAAGATGTAAAATTCAATGTTGAATCCCTCAAATTGCTCCAGTTGGGATTCACTCTGTCCGACGCCCATGGCAACATTGGGGGAACTTGGGAATTCCACTTGTCTGGGTTCAATGAGAAATCTGACCCTCATGTTGTCGCTTCCATTTCTCTACTTAAAAGGAACGGTCTTGATTTTGCGAGACTTGGGCAATTTGGGATTTCTGTTGCGGAGTTTGTGTTCGGGTTTCTGCGTGTCCTTAGAATCCACAGAGGGTTGCATGATTTGACATGGGTTTGCTTTCATGGCCTTTATGACCTGGCCTATTTGCTCAAGTTCTTGACCCAAAAGCCTCTGCCCAATTCAGTGGTGATGTTTGCTAAGGCTCTTGGTGTAGTTTTTGGCATCATTTATGACGTCAAGTTTATGGCTCGCTACTGCAAAGGATTCTTTGGTGGTGAAATTGGATTGGCAAGGGTGGCCAAGCTTCTTGATGTGGAGCGATCTGGTGAAGCTCATCAAGCTGGTTCGGACAGTTTGTTGACTGCTGTTGTGTTCTCCAAGATGAACGCAACGTTTAGGTCTGTGGCTGGGATGTCTCAAGGCTGCTTGTATGGAATTAGCCCAACAATCGTGCGATATTGGCAGCCCGCTCCTGTGGTTGTTGCTCCTGTGATCCTCCGTCGCCCTTGCTTTCCTGTTGCAGCACCTGGTGTCTACGGTGCTCGTCTCATTCATAGTCCTATTCTTCCCACTTATGTACACATGTAG
- the LOC18790639 gene encoding vesicle transport protein GOT1, translating to MVSFEMNDRKKIGLGLTGFGIFFSCLGIVFFFDKGLLAMGNILFFSGVTLTIGFKPTMQFFMKRQNYKGTISFSLGFFCVIIGWPIVGMLLEGYGFIVLFSGFWPTLAVFLQKIPVLGWLFQQPYIRSFFDRYRGRRVPV from the exons ATGGTTTCCTTCGAGATGAATGATCGGAAAA AGATTGGACTAGGATTGACAGGATTTGGCATATTTTTCTCATGCCTGGGAATCGTTTTCTTCTTCGACAAGGGACTACTTGCAATGGGAAAT ATCCTCTTCTTCTCAGGAGTGACTTTAACCATTGGATTTAAGCCCACGATGCAATTCTTCATGAAACGTCAAAATTATAAG GGAACAATCTCTTTTAGTCTTGGCTTCTTCTGTGTGATCATAGGATGGCCTATTGTGGGCATGCTTTTGGAGGGATATGGGTTCATCGTACTCTTCAG CGGCTTCTGGCCAACACTGGCAGTTTTTCTTCAGAAGATTCCAGTTCTTGGTTGGCTATTTCAACAACCATATATTAGATCG TTCTTTGACCGATACCGTGGCCGACGGGTGCCTGTGTAA
- the LOC109946565 gene encoding uncharacterized protein LOC109946565, protein MCAEDVEKLVNDRLRDLKTGGNFKDSLRKEMDQTDGALMCKVFTITLRGAAQDWFHTLPSRSISSFKELAYVFTKEYTSYRTIKKNPDHLYNLCKKSDESLGDYIKRFKAKKVNIVRCEDRIASSAFKKGLLAEHDLYRELTITSSQTLAEVYMTAERYAIWDDDRIAAKKSTKQEDQPTKRAGQKGDGFNNRNKDRRRSHPQGEATTGENCTKFTIPIHQILAQVKNKPLVRRPPPLKGDPDKGILANTVPSMDAQTHYEQLLRLERAS, encoded by the exons ATGTGCGCAGAAGACGTTGAGAAGCTCGTGAATGACCGACTTCGAGACTTGAAGACCGGAGGAAACTTCAAGGATTCACTACGTAAGGAGATGGACCAG ACTGACGGCGCGCTGATGTGCAAGGTATTTACGATAACGTTGCGAGGAGCAGCccaagactggttccacaccCTACCATCCAGGTCgatcagcagcttcaaggagTTAGCTTACGTCTTCACCAAAGAATACACCTCTTACCGGacaatcaagaagaaccctgaccaCTTGTACAACTTGTGCAAGAAGTCTGACGAATCCCTTggagattacatcaagagatTCAAGGCAAAAAAGGTGAACATTGTACGATGTGAAGATCGAATCGCGTCCTCTGCTTTTAAGAAAGGTCTTCTAGCTGAGCACGACTTGTACCGCGAGCTGACTATCACTTCCAGCCAGACTCTGGCAGAGGTCTACATGACTGCGGAACGCTACGCGATCTGGGATGACGATCGAATCGCCGCAAAGAAGTCTACAAAGCAGGAAGATCAGCCAACTAAGCGGGCAGGCCAAAAAGGCGACGGATTTAACAACAGGAACAAGGACAGGCGCAGGTCGCACCCACAAGGGGAGGCTACGACAGGAGAGAACTGCACCAAGTTCACCatccccatacatcaaatCTTAGCCCAAGTGAAGAACAAACCTTTGGTAAGAAGACCACCACCCTTGAAGGGAGATCCGGACAAGGGGATACTAGCAAATACTGTGCCTTCCATGGACGCACAGACACACTACGAACAACTGCTTCGCTTGGAAAGGGCATCTTGA
- the LOC109946551 gene encoding protein EMBRYO DEFECTIVE 1674 produces MVTTRRQAASATPDPKTPQNAPNPNPNTRNPRTPFSTTAIISASVKSVLLHDWWLVKAKGKGLAVGGLSSRDGLGVRVFSSAEISKRHTATVLETADGIMVTVTGFLDRSRTHQNGLPPELYNHFLLGFPFNWEEYVAVDLGEDSTDIAASLRKSASQKFNMPSRNNERNSLPFSLDDLSATKGRDILMLGYGDSDYRSLVKNIFSDILGTSKDNAFECTGSSINLNVENSCPVENVDSGTTKTPTKHKKVIVQDDKNVITETSRVGVSTRSMTRSVSTSRMTIRKISTRSSTRRKL; encoded by the exons ATGGTGACTACAAGAAGACAGGCGGCCTCTGCAACTCCGGACCCGAAAACGCCCCAAAATGCTCCGAATCCCAACCCAAATACCCGAAACCCTCGAACACCATTTTCCACCACGGCCATCATCTCCGCCTCCGTCAAATCT GTCTTATTGCATGATTGGTGGCTGGTAAAGGCAAAAGGAAAGGGCTTGGCTGTTGGAGGTCTTTCTTCTAGAGa TGGACTAGGAGTAAGAGTTTTTAGCTCAGCAGAAATTTCCAAGAGACACACGGCCACTGTTCTTGAGACAGCAGATGGGATCATGGTTACAGTTACTGGCTTCTTAGATAGGTCTCGCACGCATCAAAATGGCCTTCCCCCTGAG CTATACAATCACTTTCTGCTTGGATTTCCATTTAACTGGGAGGAGTACGTTGCTGTTGATTTGGGTGAAGATTCTACTGACATAGCTGCATCATTGAGGAAATCAGCTTCTCAAAAGTTCAACATGCCTTCAAGAAACAACGAAAGGAATTCCTTACCATTTTCTTTAGATGATCTCTCAGCGACAAAGGGACGAGATATATTAATGTTAGGTTATGGAGACTCCGATTATCGTTCACTAGTGAAGAACATTTTCAGTGATATACTGGGAACATCCAAGGACAATGCTTTTGAGTGTACCGGGTCATCAATCAATTTAAATGTGGAAAATAGTTGTCCGGTTGAAAATGTAGATTCTGGAACAACTAAAACTCCAACAAAGCATAAGAAGGTTATTGTTCAAGATGACAAAAACGTGATCACGGAAACCAGTAGGGTAGGGGTTTCCACAAGAAGCATGACTAGGAGTGTTTCCACAAGCAGAATGACTATAAGGAAGATTTCCACAAGAAGCAGCACCAGAAGAAAGTTGTAG